AGTCAAACCATATTCAGGGGGTGATAATATCTTATTCACTCTAAAAATATTAATTAATATATATCTGTAATAATTAAATGTAAACTCTTGATTTAACATTATATTTTCTAAAAGAAAAAATGATATTATAAACAAAAATATACTTAAAATAGAAATTGTTCTCGATTTCATAATAATTTTCTCCTATTTCACTGTACAATATATACTTTATAAAAGTATTATAATACAGCAAATTAAAAAAGTCAATCATTTAGAATTTATTTCAAAATTGGAAAGTGAGTTACCATATCTTAATTCCTTTCTTAAATCCTGAATAATATTATCCATTTTCTCAAGCTCTATAAGTAATTCCTTTTCCTTTTCAGTTGTTTCATGTATCGCAACAATAGCTCCATTATTTATTACAATTCTCTTATCAGCAATTAATGCAAGTATTGGATCGTGTGTTGCCATTAATACAATTTTATTTTCACTAACTAATAAATCTAATGCTTTTTTTCTATCAATTCCTGCGTTTTCAATCTCATCAATCAAAACAATAGGCGATGAACTTAAAATAGCTGTATCTGCAATCATTAAAGCCCTTGACTGTCCACCACTCAATGATGTTATAGGAGTGTTTAAGTCAAATTTTTCTCCAGCAAGTTTATTTGCTTCTACAATAATTTTATTAATAATCTCTTCTTCATTTTCAACCATTCTGCTTTTTGCATGAAGTTCTATAAACTCATATGCTGATAAATCCATAACAAAATTCATATTTTGGGAAAGTTGGGAAACTAATTTATTATTTGCACTTAATCGCCATTTCTTATCAGCATCTTTTCCATTTATTAAAATTTTTCTATTAGTAGGAGTATCTCTATCTGCCACCCACTCAATATCTCCTAATAATCTTGACTTTCCACTTCCTGTAGGACCAACTATTGAAATTATTTCTGATTTATTTACTATAAATTCATCGTAATTTTCTTTATTACCAAATTTATCTGTACCAGCTAGTAAAGTTATTGAATTTACTTCATCATCTTCTAGTCCTAAAAAACTTTTCATTTGATTTATATATATTTCTAATGAATCACAAAGCAATTCTTCATCTATTGCAAGTTCTTCTTTTTCTTCTTCAGAAAATGAATGTAAATACTCTGCAAATGATAAATGTTTACTATTTGAAATATCAAAGTTATTTTCTTCAAAAAAAACTTCAACAAAAGGATATTTTTCAATTAATTTTTCAATTTTTAGATTACGCATTTTTATCCTCCAATTTCATTTTTTTGATATTTCCCATTTGATATTTTGCTCCGATTTTCTTTTCTCCCAAGCAGTAAGAACATAATGCAGTTGGCATCGCAAATTTTAATTCCATACCATTAACAGTATTTATTGAATTCTTTTCATCATACAATAAAGTACTTAATTCATAAGTTCCTTGTCCTGTAAGTCCATTTATATTCATAACTATAGAACTTGGATTAACAGAAGCAACTCTTGAAGAAAAAACTTCCCTTTCAGCCTGGGAAACAATATCTCCTTTTGTTATAACAACATAATCCGCACTTTTTAACATTGGACCAATTTTTTTAGGTGTATTTATACCAGATAAATTATCAATAACGCAAACAGCTTTTATATTTTTAATATATGGTGAACATCTATTGCAAAGTCCAGCTGATTCTGTTATTAAAATGTCCAATTCATTACTAATTCCCCATTGAACAACCTCTTCAATATTTGAAACAAAGAAGTGATCTGGACACAAAGCACCAGATAGTCCTTTTCTGACTAAAATATTATTTTTTTTATAAATTAAATCGTCATCAGTATATAAACAGTCAAACTTAACTACTCCTGCTTTAATACCTCTATTTTTTAAGTTGTCAATTGTCTTTACTATTACACTGGTCTTTCCTGATGAAGGAGGACCTGAAAATACTACTAAATTCATATAAACCTCTATTTTAAAATTTCTTCATTAAAAATTCTTTCAGATTCTTTCATAATTTTTACTATATCATTATTATGAATATAATCCCAGCCACAGAATAAAAACCCAAAATCTTCATCCAACATATTATCTACCCCATAAATTGTAGTAGGAAATTTTCCATTTGATGAAAGTAATTTTCCAACATTTTCATTTCTAAAAAATTCAACTACTTTTTGTGCTTTTTCGTTATCTTTTTTAGCCATTATAAATACAGGACTTATTATTGCCCCATCTTTTGGCCAAACAACCTTAAGTGCTGAACTTCTTGACACCATTTGTGTGAAAAAATATGGAGTAATGCTAACAAGTGGATTGTTCTTTGAATCACCTTTTTTCTTAACCATTTCAGCAGGATGTAAACTCTTTTTATATATTCTTGCCAACGCTTTAATACCTTTGATTCCCCATTTTGCAAAAATGTTCACAACTAAAGCATTGAACATATCTAAATCAGATAACGGAATTGCAACACTGTCAGTGTAATTTCCACTAAAAAGCAAATCATCCCATGAAGTAGGAATTTTTCTACCGTTTAAATTATTTTCATTTATTAAAAATACGCAAGGAACTACTGCAATAATATTATAAATATTTTTAGGATCTCTTAAACAGATTTTTTTATTGTCAAAGTCTTTATTCATCTTCTTATTTTCAACATAAAATTTATTCTTTTCGAAAAAATTTCCGAATTTGTTTTTATCAAAAAACAATTCAAATCCTGCTGAAATCATTATATCAGCAACTTTATTAATATCTTCCGAATCTATATCATTTTCAATCCAATCTATACCTAGATTTGCAGATTTTAATTCATAACCAATAGTCAGACCTTTTGTTTTTTCCTCTTCAACAAATTTATCAAAAGATTCTATAATTGGTATTTTTAAAGGACACGGTAAAACACCTTTAACAATAACATCTCCAGTTACAACTTTTTCTTCTTCAAGAGATTTATCAACTGTACTATGTTCATTATTCAAGAACAAATCTAACTTTTCTTCGAATGCTGACTTATTTATACCTCTAACTTTTAAAGCCATATTTAATGAAACCATTTTACCCATAGTTTTCAACATTTTTTCGTTTTTTAATTGATCAAAACCATTATTTATAAAAAATTGTAATAGTTTTTCATTACCATTTAATATGTTATATAATTTATCATCAAAATCTATTTTACTCATAACTACCTCCTAACTACACAATAATATTATAATAATTTTTTGATTATGTATGTTGCAAATGCAATATAAAAAAATAAAATCGAAAATAATTTTCGATTTTATTTTTTCCTTCTATTAATTTGTTTATCTTTAAAATATAAATTTTTTAAATATATCACACCAACAATTTCTACAATTCCTATTACTATAATTGCAAGATTAGTATAAGATTTTGCTTCTTTTTCACTTATTCCTTTTACATACTTCTCTTTATATATTAAATTTGTTATAAGGTTATTAGGAGCATTTGTTAATGTTATTTCAGAACCTTTTTTTGTATTAATATATTTTGAATTTGAATTAATAATATATTTGTAATCTTCATTTCCATTAAACTTATATTTAAAACTCTTAAAATTATCAAAAGTAGAAAATGAAGAACTTTCTATATTTAGCTTCATTACATTAATATTATTTACTGTTGTTAGTGATGAAGATATTGGATACTCAACAGTTAAATGCTTTTCAACTTTACTATCGGTTTGAATTTCAAAAATTGCAACAATTTGTTTATCTGTTGTTGATTTTAAAACTCCTAGGCTATCATAACCTGAACCACCCAATATTTTATCAAAATTTTCAACAAAAATCTCATAAAGATTATCTTCTGAGAATCTTTGTTTAACATTATCGGGAATGTCCCCTAGAAATAAATTCTTTAAAAAGTTCTCAACATTCATAGATGTCTTTTCAATATTTTCTTTATAACCAGAATTAATTTGTTTATCACCTAAATAAATTTTAGTTCTTATGCTTACATCATTCCCGATTGTATATAAAACTGGTGTTTTACTCTTTCCACTAAATTCATGAGTTAAAACAATAGTTTTAGAATTTTTATTTTCTTCAACCTTTACATTTTCTCCACCTGATAAAAATAATTTTGTTTTATCTGTAGAATACTTAATTGTAATCTCATATTTTAAATTTTCAATGTTATTAGATTCTAAATTAAATTTTCTTAGAGTTCCTACATCTTCCTTTTTAAAATTTACTGGTTCATAGGTTGGAGAATCAATATTATTTATAATTTCTCTATAAAATTCACTACCTGTTGGAGACTTAAATTTATCGTTCAAAAATTTAAGGGTATATGGAACATCTGCTCCATCCATTTTAATTGAAAAATCACTTAATTTTTCTATGCTACTATTAAATGTTATGCCCATCTTAACTGTACTATTATCACCATTAGAGCTCTTTAGAGCGTAATTTGCTTTATAAACTCCATCTAATTTATTTTCAGTTGGACTAGCATTTGAAAAATCTATTACAGATTCTCCAGATAGCTCTATATTTTTAGTATCAGATAAGTTAAAAGGCTCATATATTCTATAATTATCAGTTAAAGTATTTTCTTCCGCATTATTTCTAAACGTGTTTCCCATAAAAAAACAAAATATCGTTAACGTGAGTAAAATTTTATTTTTCATATTTTCCTCCGACTTTTTATATGAGCTATTATACCATTTCTTATTTAGGTTGTAAAGATTATGGACTATAAAGAAAAAATCACAGATAGATTTATCTGTGATTTAAAATAAATTATAATAATTCAATTTTATGTGACTGTTTTATATTCTTATCTACTGCTATATTTACGGTACATATTTTATTTGCAAGATCAATTACCTTATCAATTTTATCAATACTTGCATCAGTTTTTAAAGAATACTTTGTCCTTATTTCTGAATACTCTTGATTTTTAAATGGAGTTTCTCCTATATTATCAGTACTTAAAACGTCAGCTTCAACTTCAATATTTAATTCTTCAAATTTTATTTTATAATATTTTGCAGATTTAATAAAAGTTAAAACTTTACATCCAGCAAGAGCTCCCATGAACATAGCTCCTGGTGACATATATCCAGAATTTACTTCCTTACATTTTAAACTATGTGTTATTATTTCTTGTCCATTACTGGATAAAATCATATCTCCATTTTTTTCTAATCTTATATTACAAATCATAGCTAAAATAACTTCAATATATTACCGATAAATACACCGTAATAATTACCAATAACATATCCTAAAATACCAACTAACATTGCAGGAACAACTAATTGATTCCAACCTCTAGCAATAGCTAACGCTGCAGCAGTTGTTGGACCCCCAATATTAGCATTTGAAGCTATACATACTTCTTCAATTGAATATTTGAAAATCTTACCGAAAATAAATGAAACAATCATGTTTATTACAACGATAAGTACACAAAATACTAATAACCATGGTGCTTTCTTTAATATTATCTCAATAGATGCAGGTGCTCCAATGGCGCCAAAGAAAATATGAATTAAAAATGTACCTATTTCTTCTGCACCTGAAACTTTTGCTAAAATTTTTGTATAAGTTGCTAAAATAACAGTTATTGTAGTCATTAATAAATATTTACTACCAACTAGTCCGAAGAATAAATCAACAAGAAATCTTAACGCAGTTCCCATATTGTCAGTATTAGGTTTAAATCCTGAAATATAAGTGCCTAATTCTGTAGATACCGCAACAATTACAAAAGAGAATGAAATAACTTTTGCTACATCTAATAGAGAAACATCTTTCTTTGCCCAGAATTGTGCAGCTTTATTTTCTCCAACTGAACCTAACTTTTCCATTTCATCTTCATAAGGATGACTATAATGTTTTCTAAAGAATTTCATCGTAGGTATAATAGTTAAACTTACAAAATAAATTCCCATAAATAAGTTATCAGCTACTACAGCAGAACCAACTAATCCTTTATCATCCAAAGGAAATGCATCAGCCATTGCAGTTAAGTTCATACTACCCCCAGTATAAGTTCCAACCATCATTGCACTTAATTTATAAAGTTCTGGAATAAAATTCTTTAATAAGAAAAATGCTACGAATGCACCTAAAATTGTACCTAAACCACTTAATAAATAAATTCCAATAAGCCTTCCGGATTCTTTCCAAACCTTTTTTAAGTCAGCCTTAAAAAGTAACATAGGAATTGCAAGAGGAACTACCCAACCCCATACTATATCATATGCTTTTGTATCTTCAGCAGGGATAATCCTAAAATTTGATAAAACCATGGTGAAAGCTAGTGCAAGAATACATCCTGTAATTTTCCCAGCCCAACTATAAGTTTGTTCTAAGTAAATACTAAATGCAGCTATAGCACATAAAATAGCTAGTAATACCAAAGTATTATCTACCTTAATAAGTGACCAATATTTCTGTTTTGCCACTTCTTGAGCAAAATATAACATAAAAATACCTCCTTTAAAAATATGTAATGCTTTTCACATCATAATTTATTATATACTCACTCTTTAAATTTGTCAAACTTATATTTTTAAAACATATAGTGTTCTAAATGCCTTATCTGTCTTATTCTTAAAATTTTCAAAATCAATAATTTCTATAATTTGAAAATTATTCTTTTTTATTACATTTAAAATATCATTTTCAGAATATATATATTGTCTTTGTATTTCTTTAATTTTTTCATATGTGCCATTCTCAGTCTTTAAGAAAAAATCAATATCAAAATCTATATATTTATTATGAAGATAATTTCTCCAAACATAAAATAGTTCATCTTCTTCATCTACAAAAATATTATTTCCTAAATATTCTCTTAGTTTATACTCAGAGTTTATATCAAACATTAAAATTGAGTTTTCATCCATTTGATTTTTACAATTATTTAAAAACATATCAATTTCCTTTATATTTTTTAAATAGTTTAAAACATCAAAAAAACAACATATTAAGTTATATTTCCTATTAGAATAAAAAGTTCTAATATCTCCTTTTAAGATATTAATATTATCATAAAGTATCAATTTATTATAAGCAATGGATAACATATTGTCAGAAATATCAAAACCATCAACATAAATTCCTCTTTTCAAAAATTGTTCTGTTAAATTTCCACTACCCATTCCACATTCTAAAATATTTCTTACTTCCACATTATTATTTATACAAATTTGTATAACATTAGAGGCAAGTAAATCATAATCTACTTGCCTTTTCATTAATTCATCATAAATATAAGAAAATTTATCGTACATATTAGTCCTCATACGAAAAAATATAAGGAATATTTCTATATTTATTACCATAGTTAAGTCCATATCCAACTATAAACCAATCTTCAATTTCAAAACCAAAATAATCAGGAACTATATCAACTTCTCTTCTACAAGGTTTATCAAGCATAACACATGTTTTAATACTTTTTGGATTTTTATTTAAGAGATATTCTTTAATATTTTTTAGAGTATTTCCTGAATCCATAATATCATCTACTATTAGCACATCTTTCCCTTCAATATCTTCTCTAAGATCAGAAATAATATTAACTTTACCAGTTGAAATTTCAGAATGTTCATAAGATGATGTTGTAATAAAATCTACAACTATAGGTTCATTTATCTCTCTAACTAAATCTGCAAGAAAAACAAAACTACCTCTCAAAAGGCCAATAGCAACTAAGTTTTTACCAACATAGTCTTTTGAAATTTGTTTTCCAAGTTCTTTTACTCTATTGGAAATTTCTTCTCTTGTAAATCTAGTAACCTCTCTTTTGTTCATCAAAATAGTCCTCCTTCGCTACTTTTTTACTATTTTTATTTTTTTCAAATTCAATTCTTTTCTTTTCAGAGTCTTTAATTTCCTTTAAAATCATTAATATTTTATTCAAAGTATATTGAATACTAACAAGTATTATAATCAAAAAAGTCATAAATATAACATTAAAATCTATATTCATATAAAATCACCTAATTATTTTTTATTTTCTCAATGCTTGATATAATTTCATCATAGATATTTTGATATTTCTTTAATTTTTCTCTTTCCTCATTAACAACTTTTTCAGGAGCATTATTTACAAACTTTTCGTTTGAAAGTTTAGAAGATGCCCTTTTTATTTCTGATTCATATTTCTGTAAATCAGTATTTAATTTTTCCAATTCCTTCTTATAATCTACAAGCCCATCTAAAGGAATATAAATTTTTTGATTATTACAGATAACAACCATAGAATTAGAAATTTCTTCATCTTTATCCATAACTATTACTCTAGAACATGATGCCAAAAATCTGTATAAATGTTCTAATGATGAAGTATAAACTTTTGTAATTTCACTATTTGAAACAAAATATAATTCAGATTTCTTTGAAGGCGGAATATTCTTTTCACTTCTCTTATTTCTAATAGCAGTAATAGTTTCAATTAAGTTTTCAACTTCACCTTCTTCTTCTATAAACATACTACTCTCATCATATTCAGGAAAACTTGAATTAATAAGCTTTTCATTAATGCTAGGCATAAAAGAATAAATTTCTTCTGTTATAAAAGGCATAAAAGGATGTAATAATTTTAGAATATTATTTAAAACATAAATTAAAACAGACTTAGCAACTAATTTTTTCTCAACATTATCTCCATACAATCTTGTTTTAGAAAACTCAATATACCAATCACAAAATTCATTCCATATAAAGTCATAAATTTTTGCTGAAGCTAACCCAAATTCAAATTTTGATAGATTTTCTGTTAATTCTTTAATTGTTCTATTTAATCTTGTTAAAATCCACTTATCTTCAATTTCTATCTTACTTAAATCAACATCATATTTCTCTTCATCATTTAAATTCATAAGTACAAATCTTGATGCATTCCAAAGTTTGTTTGCAAAATTTCTGTTGGATTCTACTCTTTTTTCATAAAATCTCATGTCATTTCCAGGAGTATTTCCTCCAACTAATGTAAATCTTAATGCATCTGCACCATATTTATCTATTATTTCAATCGGATCAATTCCATTTCCTAAAGATTTACTCATCTTTCTTCCAAGTTCATCTCTAATCAATCCTGTAAAATAGACATCTTTAAAGGGAATTTCATTTAGATTATATAAACTTGAAAAAACCATTCTAATAACCCAGAAAAATAAAATATCATAACCTGTAACTAAAGTATTAGTTGGAAAAAAGTATTTTAAATCTTCCGTTTTATCAGGCCAACCTAATGTTGAAAATGGCCATAATGCAGAAGAAAACCAAGTATCTAAAGTATCCTCATCTCTAATAAATGTTTTTCCTTCTTCTTTTGGTTCTTTTTTACTTACAACAACTTCTCCTGTTTCTTTACAATAATAAACAGGAAGTCTATGTCCCCACCATAATTGACGAGAAATACACCAATCTTTAATATTATCTAACCAATTTATATAAACTTTTCCAAATCTCTCTGGAATAATGTTTAACTTTCCATCTAAATAAGCTTGCTTAGCAGGTTTTGCTAATTCTTCCATTCTAACGAACCATTGTTTTGATATAATTGCTTCAATAATCGTCTTACATCTCTCGCAATGTCCTACAGCATGATTATGTGGTTCAATTTTAATCAAATATCCATTTTCTTTAAGTTCTTTTACTATTTCTTTCCTTGCAACTTCTCTTTCTAATCCAGAAAATTTTCCGAATCCTTTAGCAATTTTGCCATCATAATCCATAATAAGCTTTTGTCCTAAATTATGTCTACTTCCAACTTCAAAGTCATTCGGATCGTGTGATGGTGTAATCTTAACACAACCTGTACCAAATTCCATATCAACATAATCATCTGCTATAATAGGAATTTCAATATTTAAAATAGGTAAAATTAAAGTCTTTCCTACCTTATCTTTATATCTCTCATCATCTGGATGTACTGCAACAGCTAGGTCACCAAGCATTGTTTCAGGTCTTGTTGTTGCAATTGTTAAATACTCTTCACTATCTTTAAAAAAGTATTTAATATGGTAAAAATTTCCATCTTCATCATTATGTTCAACTTCAGCATCAGAAATAGCAGTACCACAATTACAACACCAGTTTACAATTCTGTCTCCTCTATAAATTAATCCATCATTGTACATTTTTATGAAAACTTCTTCTACTGCCTTAGAAAGATTATCATCTAAAGTAAATGCATCTCTTGACCAATCACAAGAAACACCTAGTGTTTTTAATTGATTTTTAATGTTTCCTCCATATTTTTCAGTCCAGTCCCATGCTTCTTTTAAAAAACCGTCTCTTCCAAGTTTTTCTTTAGAATTACCTTCTTTCTTTATTTTTTCAACAACTTTTGCCTCTGTTGATATTGATGCATGGTCAGTTCCTGGAACCCAAAGAGCCTCATAACCACTCATTCTTTTCCAACGAATTAAAATATCTTGAATAGTATTATTAAGAGCATGGCCTAAATGTAAATTACCTGTTACATTAGGTGGCGGCATTACAATAGTATATGGTTTTTTATCTGTATTTATATGTGCAACAAAATCTTGATCTTCTAACCAACTATTATATATTTTATTTTCAAAGTCTTTTGGATTATAAGTCTTTTCTAAATTTTTCATAAAACCTCCTCATATAAAATAAAATATTCATATTATCCAAATAATAAATTAAGCACTTTTACTTGCTGTAATATTATAATTTATATAATTATAATATTACTACTTTGAATTGTAACATATTGTTATAATATCACAATAAAAAAACTTCATCCCGTATATAGGACGAAGTTATCGCGGTACCACCTAATTTTCATAAAAAATGACTCTCTAAATTTATAACGTAATTACCCGTTTTTCAAAGCTAAAAAGCTACCTTCACAAAAAATGAATTAAATTTTTACACCGAACAAATTCTCTCTGAAAATTCTTTTTATGTTACTCCTCTTTTATATGCCTATATTTAATTTTTAGATAAAAATATTAGATATATTATAACACGAAAAATATTAAATTTCAATAAAAATTAAGAATTTTATTTATACTTTCTTACCATTATATGTCCCCTAAATTTATTAATAGGATTTTTACCTTCAAATCTAATTAACATATAGTATATTTATAAAAATTTATATTTATAAAAATTTAATTTTTATAAATAAAAAAAAGGCCGAAAACTAATTTCGGCCAATTTATTATTAAATTAAATTTTACCAACTAAATCTAATCCTGGAGTTAAAGTTTCATCGCCTGGTTCCCATCTTGCTGGACATACCTTATCTCCATGTTTAGCTACAAATTGTGCAGCTTGAACTTTTCTTAACAATTCTTTAGCGTTTCTTCCAATTCCATTAGCGTTTACTTCATAAAGAACTATTTCACCTTGAGGATTTACAACGAAAGTTCCTCTTAAAGCTTGTCCTTCGCCTTCAATTAATACGCCAAATTGTTCTGAAAGAGAAAGAGCTCTGTCTGAAATCATTGGATATTGAATCTTTCTGATTGTTTCAGAAGCATCCCACCAAGCTTTATGAACAAATTCAGAATCTGTAGATACTGAATAAATTTCGCAACCTATTGCTTTGAATTTATCATAACTTAAAGCTAAATCTTCTAATTCAGTTGGACACACAAATGTAAAATCTCCTGGATAAAAGAAGAAAACACTCCATTTACCTTCTAAATCTTTGTTTGATACTGTGATTAAATCCCCGTCATAATATGCAGGAACTTCAAATTCTTCAATTTTTTTTCCAATTAAACTCATACTAATACCTCCTATATTCGCCTTTTTTACTAAGACATTCATATTATACCACTTTTCTATTCATTCAAACAAAAAAGAGAGCAAAAAGCTCTCTTTAAATTTATAATTATGAAATATATCCTTCATTTGACAAGATTTCTTTAGATTTTTCTAGATTTGCATCATTGACCATTACTACAGGTCCAGTACAACCCATTCCAGTTTTTGCAAATATATTATTTTTCCACAAAGCAACCTTAGCATCTTCAAGTTCAAGAATATCAATTCCACCAATAGTTGCAGTAGCTTGTTCTTCTGCAGGACATTTAACTTCTTCTTCTGGTTCAGCTTTTTTTGCACCAGCAGAAGTAATCTTTTCTAAAATAGCTTTTAGACCAGCTTTATTAGCTTTTTCAAATTCTTTCTTTGAAACTTCTTTAATATTTCCTTTAACTAATTGTCCTGCATAAGTCATAGCATTTGCAATAACAGGGAAT
Above is a genomic segment from Parvimonas micra containing:
- a CDS encoding ATP-binding cassette domain-containing protein, with the translated sequence MRNLKIEKLIEKYPFVEVFFEENNFDISNSKHLSFAEYLHSFSEEEKEELAIDEELLCDSLEIYINQMKSFLGLEDDEVNSITLLAGTDKFGNKENYDEFIVNKSEIISIVGPTGSGKSRLLGDIEWVADRDTPTNRKILINGKDADKKWRLSANNKLVSQLSQNMNFVMDLSAYEFIELHAKSRMVENEEEIINKIIVEANKLAGEKFDLNTPITSLSGGQSRALMIADTAILSSSPIVLIDEIENAGIDRKKALDLLVSENKIVLMATHDPILALIADKRIVINNGAIVAIHETTEKEKELLIELEKMDNIIQDLRKELRYGNSLSNFEINSK
- a CDS encoding GTP-binding protein, producing MNLVVFSGPPSSGKTSVIVKTIDNLKNRGIKAGVVKFDCLYTDDDLIYKKNNILVRKGLSGALCPDHFFVSNIEEVVQWGISNELDILITESAGLCNRCSPYIKNIKAVCVIDNLSGINTPKKIGPMLKSADYVVITKGDIVSQAEREVFSSRVASVNPSSIVMNINGLTGQGTYELSTLLYDEKNSINTVNGMELKFAMPTALCSYCLGEKKIGAKYQMGNIKKMKLEDKNA
- a CDS encoding ABC transporter substrate-binding protein, translating into MSKIDFDDKLYNILNGNEKLLQFFINNGFDQLKNEKMLKTMGKMVSLNMALKVRGINKSAFEEKLDLFLNNEHSTVDKSLEEEKVVTGDVIVKGVLPCPLKIPIIESFDKFVEEEKTKGLTIGYELKSANLGIDWIENDIDSEDINKVADIMISAGFELFFDKNKFGNFFEKNKFYVENKKMNKDFDNKKICLRDPKNIYNIIAVVPCVFLINENNLNGRKIPTSWDDLLFSGNYTDSVAIPLSDLDMFNALVVNIFAKWGIKGIKALARIYKKSLHPAEMVKKKGDSKNNPLVSITPYFFTQMVSRSSALKVVWPKDGAIISPVFIMAKKDNEKAQKVVEFFRNENVGKLLSSNGKFPTTIYGVDNMLDEDFGFLFCGWDYIHNNDIVKIMKESERIFNEEILK
- a CDS encoding OsmC family protein encodes the protein MICNIRLEKNGDMILSSNGQEIITHSLKCKEVNSGYMSPGAMFMGALAGCKVLTFIKSAKYYKIKFEELNIEVEADVLSTDNIGETPFKNQEYSEIRTKYSLKTDASIDKIDKVIDLANKICTVNIAVDKNIKQSHKIELL
- a CDS encoding DUF819 domain-containing protein, which translates into the protein MLYFAQEVAKQKYWSLIKVDNTLVLLAILCAIAAFSIYLEQTYSWAGKITGCILALAFTMVLSNFRIIPAEDTKAYDIVWGWVVPLAIPMLLFKADLKKVWKESGRLIGIYLLSGLGTILGAFVAFFLLKNFIPELYKLSAMMVGTYTGGSMNLTAMADAFPLDDKGLVGSAVVADNLFMGIYFVSLTIIPTMKFFRKHYSHPYEDEMEKLGSVGENKAAQFWAKKDVSLLDVAKVISFSFVIVAVSTELGTYISGFKPNTDNMGTALRFLVDLFFGLVGSKYLLMTTITVILATYTKILAKVSGAEEIGTFLIHIFFGAIGAPASIEIILKKAPWLLVFCVLIVVINMIVSFIFGKIFKYSIEEVCIASNANIGGPTTAAALAIARGWNQLVVPAMLVGILGYVIGNYYGVFIGNILKLF
- a CDS encoding class I SAM-dependent DNA methyltransferase; its protein translation is MYDKFSYIYDELMKRQVDYDLLASNVIQICINNNVEVRNILECGMGSGNLTEQFLKRGIYVDGFDISDNMLSIAYNKLILYDNINILKGDIRTFYSNRKYNLICCFFDVLNYLKNIKEIDMFLNNCKNQMDENSILMFDINSEYKLREYLGNNIFVDEEDELFYVWRNYLHNKYIDFDIDFFLKTENGTYEKIKEIQRQYIYSENDILNVIKKNNFQIIEIIDFENFKNKTDKAFRTLYVLKI
- the hpt gene encoding hypoxanthine phosphoribosyltransferase, with the protein product MNKREVTRFTREEISNRVKELGKQISKDYVGKNLVAIGLLRGSFVFLADLVREINEPIVVDFITTSSYEHSEISTGKVNIISDLREDIEGKDVLIVDDIMDSGNTLKNIKEYLLNKNPKSIKTCVMLDKPCRREVDIVPDYFGFEIEDWFIVGYGLNYGNKYRNIPYIFSYED
- a CDS encoding valine--tRNA ligase, which gives rise to MKNLEKTYNPKDFENKIYNSWLEDQDFVAHINTDKKPYTIVMPPPNVTGNLHLGHALNNTIQDILIRWKRMSGYEALWVPGTDHASISTEAKVVEKIKKEGNSKEKLGRDGFLKEAWDWTEKYGGNIKNQLKTLGVSCDWSRDAFTLDDNLSKAVEEVFIKMYNDGLIYRGDRIVNWCCNCGTAISDAEVEHNDEDGNFYHIKYFFKDSEEYLTIATTRPETMLGDLAVAVHPDDERYKDKVGKTLILPILNIEIPIIADDYVDMEFGTGCVKITPSHDPNDFEVGSRHNLGQKLIMDYDGKIAKGFGKFSGLEREVARKEIVKELKENGYLIKIEPHNHAVGHCERCKTIIEAIISKQWFVRMEELAKPAKQAYLDGKLNIIPERFGKVYINWLDNIKDWCISRQLWWGHRLPVYYCKETGEVVVSKKEPKEEGKTFIRDEDTLDTWFSSALWPFSTLGWPDKTEDLKYFFPTNTLVTGYDILFFWVIRMVFSSLYNLNEIPFKDVYFTGLIRDELGRKMSKSLGNGIDPIEIIDKYGADALRFTLVGGNTPGNDMRFYEKRVESNRNFANKLWNASRFVLMNLNDEEKYDVDLSKIEIEDKWILTRLNRTIKELTENLSKFEFGLASAKIYDFIWNEFCDWYIEFSKTRLYGDNVEKKLVAKSVLIYVLNNILKLLHPFMPFITEEIYSFMPSINEKLINSSFPEYDESSMFIEEEGEVENLIETITAIRNKRSEKNIPPSKKSELYFVSNSEITKVYTSSLEHLYRFLASCSRVIVMDKDEEISNSMVVICNNQKIYIPLDGLVDYKKELEKLNTDLQKYESEIKRASSKLSNEKFVNNAPEKVVNEEREKLKKYQNIYDEIISSIEKIKNN
- the ahpC gene encoding alkyl hydroperoxide reductase subunit C; translated protein: MSLIGKKIEEFEVPAYYDGDLITVSNKDLEGKWSVFFFYPGDFTFVCPTELEDLALSYDKFKAIGCEIYSVSTDSEFVHKAWWDASETIRKIQYPMISDRALSLSEQFGVLIEGEGQALRGTFVVNPQGEIVLYEVNANGIGRNAKELLRKVQAAQFVAKHGDKVCPARWEPGDETLTPGLDLVGKI